In Rhizobium jaguaris, a single window of DNA contains:
- a CDS encoding SMP-30/gluconolactonase/LRE family protein, with translation MNDQAGDVRFEVLDERFEALFAPHIQVERLWTGARWCEGPAWFAAGRYLIWSDIPNDRMMRWDETDGSVSVFRAPANNANGNTVDWQGRLVTCEHLTRRVTRTEHDGSITVLAETFDGKRLNSPNDVIVRSDGSIWFTDPFYGIITDYEGLVQQRELEGCHVYRIDPLTGRIRQMTDDFVQPNGLAFSADEKTLFIADTGATHLRDGPKHIRRFNLGDDGRLYGGDVFATSTCGIHDGIRLDRDGRVWASAFDGVHCYDPDGTLIGKIRIPEIVGNLTFGGRRRNRLFICGTSSIYSVFVFTSGLAMG, from the coding sequence ATGAACGATCAGGCAGGAGACGTTCGGTTCGAGGTTCTCGACGAGCGGTTTGAGGCTCTCTTCGCCCCGCATATTCAAGTGGAAAGGCTGTGGACCGGCGCGCGCTGGTGCGAGGGGCCGGCGTGGTTCGCCGCGGGACGCTATTTGATTTGGTCAGATATTCCCAACGATCGAATGATGCGCTGGGATGAGACCGACGGCTCCGTTTCCGTTTTCCGCGCACCGGCCAATAACGCCAACGGCAACACAGTGGATTGGCAGGGCCGACTTGTCACCTGCGAGCATCTAACACGACGGGTTACGCGCACCGAACATGACGGCTCTATTACAGTGTTGGCGGAAACTTTCGATGGCAAGAGATTGAATTCGCCCAATGATGTCATCGTTCGATCGGATGGATCGATTTGGTTCACCGACCCTTTCTACGGCATCATCACCGACTATGAAGGCCTCGTTCAGCAACGCGAACTGGAGGGATGTCACGTTTATCGGATTGATCCGTTGACGGGCCGCATCCGGCAGATGACCGACGACTTTGTCCAGCCGAATGGACTTGCCTTCTCTGCTGACGAGAAGACCCTGTTCATTGCCGACACTGGGGCCACGCATCTGCGCGATGGCCCGAAACATATCCGCCGGTTCAATCTCGGTGACGATGGGCGTCTTTACGGTGGAGATGTCTTTGCGACATCGACGTGCGGTATCCATGATGGAATCCGGCTGGACCGCGATGGCAGGGTATGGGCAAGCGCGTTTGACGGCGTGCATTGCTACGATCCCGATGGCACGCTGATCGGCAAAATACGAATTCCCGAAATCGTCGGGAATTTGACCTTTGGCGGCCGTCGCAGGAACAGGTTGTTCATCTGCGGGACCAGCTCGATTTATTCCGTCTTCGTCTTCACCTCCGGCCTGGCGATGGGCTAG
- a CDS encoding TetR family transcriptional regulator, translating to MRRTKEEAAETRREVLRAAEALFLDKGYENVTLDEIAAAAGVTRGAVHWHFKNKQGLLFAIRDKAQQPFKELAERIAEGHAPNPLELVAETISATFADLQQEPRKRGLLKVIMYLDMAFCEEVADNANSFRHDMREHFARIFHSMDAIRPLPPLGRQILPLPL from the coding sequence ATGAGACGCACAAAGGAGGAAGCGGCTGAAACCAGACGTGAGGTATTGCGAGCGGCGGAAGCGCTATTTCTCGACAAGGGCTATGAAAATGTCACCCTGGACGAAATAGCAGCGGCGGCGGGCGTTACGCGCGGAGCAGTCCATTGGCACTTCAAGAACAAGCAGGGTCTTTTGTTTGCGATCCGCGACAAGGCGCAGCAGCCGTTCAAGGAACTTGCGGAGCGAATTGCGGAAGGGCACGCACCCAATCCGCTTGAGCTGGTGGCGGAGACGATTTCGGCGACATTCGCGGATCTTCAACAGGAGCCGCGCAAACGTGGGCTACTGAAAGTCATAATGTATCTCGACATGGCATTTTGTGAGGAGGTCGCAGATAACGCGAATTCTTTCCGGCATGACATGCGAGAGCACTTCGCAAGAATCTTTCATTCCATGGATGCCATCAGGCCGTTGCCTCCCCTTGGACGGCAGATACTGCCGCTTCCGCTTTGA
- a CDS encoding porin, translated as MNLKSLLISSAASLAAVSGAHAADAIVAAEPEPLQYVRICDAYGAGYFFIPGTETCLKIGGKVRTEGEWYDAYNPNSKVGTLWHTRAELNLDTATDTEYGPLKTNMVLRWDWSEGNSTTTKLLFANISLGGFTVGKADSQYNSYIGYAGDVINDDVIYDGPYELNQITYNYDAGNGFTAVVSVEDSNSSGSGASYGSSWWSDDKANHYAPDVVAGAGFKSGIWGVKVVGGYDSIVEEGAVKARVDADFGAFSAFLMGGWNTDGDKLNKYAGTNLDRSACPAGRPDLCGWGDWAVWGGVGVPINDKLKWNLQLAYTDSKIFAATTNVKWNPVKNLLIEPEVSYTDWDSVNQDQWAGILRFERNF; from the coding sequence ATGAATTTGAAAAGCCTTCTGATCAGTTCTGCTGCCTCGCTTGCCGCAGTTTCTGGCGCGCATGCCGCGGATGCCATCGTCGCTGCCGAACCGGAGCCTCTTCAGTACGTTCGCATTTGCGACGCCTATGGCGCGGGATATTTCTTTATTCCGGGTACTGAAACCTGCTTGAAGATCGGCGGCAAGGTTCGTACTGAAGGCGAGTGGTATGATGCCTACAACCCGAACAGCAAGGTCGGCACATTGTGGCACACCCGCGCCGAGCTCAATCTCGATACCGCAACGGATACCGAATACGGCCCGCTGAAGACCAACATGGTTCTGCGTTGGGACTGGAGCGAAGGTAATTCGACGACCACCAAACTGCTGTTTGCCAATATCAGCCTCGGTGGTTTCACGGTCGGTAAAGCAGACTCGCAATATAACTCTTACATTGGTTACGCTGGCGACGTCATCAACGACGACGTGATCTACGACGGCCCGTACGAACTCAACCAGATTACCTACAACTATGACGCCGGCAACGGCTTCACGGCTGTGGTCTCGGTCGAAGACAGCAACTCCAGCGGCTCGGGCGCTTCCTATGGCTCCAGCTGGTGGAGCGATGACAAAGCGAATCACTACGCTCCGGACGTCGTTGCCGGTGCTGGCTTCAAGTCCGGCATCTGGGGTGTCAAGGTCGTCGGCGGCTATGACTCGATCGTCGAGGAAGGTGCCGTCAAGGCTCGCGTCGATGCCGACTTCGGTGCCTTCTCTGCCTTCTTGATGGGCGGCTGGAACACGGATGGCGACAAGCTGAACAAGTATGCCGGTACGAACCTGGACCGCTCTGCTTGCCCGGCAGGCCGTCCGGACCTTTGCGGCTGGGGCGACTGGGCAGTTTGGGGTGGCGTTGGCGTTCCGATCAACGACAAGCTGAAGTGGAACCTGCAGCTCGCTTATACCGACTCCAAGATCTTCGCCGCTACGACGAACGTCAAGTGGAACCCGGTTAAGAACCTCCTGATCGAGCCCGAAGTCTCCTATACCGATTGGGATTCGGTCAATCAGGACCAGTGGGCCGGTATCCTGCGCTTCGAGCGTAATTTCTAA
- a CDS encoding NADP-dependent oxidoreductase codes for MKAALLKSYGDIDQFEIGEIPTPKPGPGEVLIKIEASAVNPFDLILRQGFMAQYIPLPLPAVLGGDAAGIIAAVGQGVTEVAIGDRVVADFAADGKGAHAEFGVVPSTSVAKLPAALSFEEGAALVKAGLTGRQTVDALGVKAGDRVLVSGALGSVGRAAIQYLQQIGAKPVAGVRPERLGEARELAGEAVDITASPESPGFDYAISAAAPVAENLIAHVRDGGQVASIVPVPEGAKRDSRVIIHELYHRTDAATLDAVLDAAVRGVLVIPISQTFALEEIGAAQNAVAAGAQGKVVLKH; via the coding sequence ATGAAGGCTGCTCTTCTGAAATCCTATGGTGATATCGACCAATTCGAGATCGGAGAGATTCCGACACCGAAGCCGGGGCCAGGCGAAGTCCTGATCAAGATCGAAGCCTCGGCCGTCAACCCTTTCGATCTCATCCTGCGCCAGGGTTTTATGGCTCAGTACATACCGCTTCCGCTACCGGCAGTGTTGGGCGGCGATGCCGCGGGCATCATCGCCGCAGTCGGCCAGGGAGTTACCGAAGTGGCGATCGGTGACAGGGTCGTTGCCGACTTCGCGGCTGACGGTAAAGGGGCTCATGCCGAATTCGGCGTCGTTCCCAGCACCTCCGTCGCCAAGTTGCCGGCCGCGCTGAGCTTCGAGGAAGGAGCGGCGTTGGTAAAGGCCGGGCTTACGGGGCGCCAAACCGTGGATGCTCTGGGAGTCAAGGCTGGCGACCGCGTATTGGTTTCCGGCGCCCTTGGCTCCGTCGGCCGCGCGGCCATCCAATATCTCCAGCAGATCGGCGCCAAGCCGGTGGCCGGCGTCCGGCCGGAGCGATTGGGCGAGGCTCGCGAATTGGCGGGTGAGGCGGTGGACATAACGGCGTCGCCGGAAAGCCCCGGCTTCGACTACGCGATCAGTGCTGCGGCACCAGTGGCCGAAAATCTCATCGCTCATGTCCGAGACGGCGGCCAAGTCGCGAGCATCGTTCCAGTGCCCGAGGGCGCCAAGAGGGACAGCCGCGTGATCATCCATGAACTCTATCATCGAACCGATGCCGCAACACTCGATGCAGTCCTGGATGCCGCCGTAAGGGGGGTGCTTGTAATACCGATCTCGCAAACCTTTGCTCTGGAAGAGATCGGAGCTGCCCAAAATGCAGTCGCGGCGGGCGCCCAAGGGAAGGTTGTTCTCAAGCATTGA
- a CDS encoding DoxX family protein gives MPNTTKWTPHILAILRIVTALLFLEHATMKFFQFPTAIPGVPYPLPAIMLVAGAIEIVTGLLITVGFYTRVAAFIASGEMAAAYWMAHAPQGFWPALNMGEAAIMFCFIFLYIAFAGPGSWALDNVLRPSAKQVSLTEGA, from the coding sequence ATGCCGAACACAACCAAGTGGACGCCTCATATCCTCGCCATCTTGCGGATCGTAACCGCATTGCTGTTCCTTGAACATGCGACGATGAAGTTCTTCCAGTTCCCCACCGCCATTCCCGGCGTGCCCTATCCGCTGCCCGCCATCATGCTCGTTGCCGGCGCAATCGAGATCGTGACCGGATTGCTGATAACGGTCGGCTTTTACACGCGCGTCGCAGCTTTCATCGCTTCCGGCGAAATGGCGGCCGCCTATTGGATGGCTCACGCGCCGCAGGGCTTCTGGCCGGCACTCAACATGGGCGAGGCCGCCATCATGTTCTGCTTCATCTTCCTCTATATCGCCTTCGCCGGCCCGGGCAGTTGGGCTCTCGATAATGTCCTGCGCCCGTCCGCGAAGCAGGTGTCGCTTACCGAAGGCGCATAG
- a CDS encoding DODA-type extradiol aromatic ring-opening family dioxygenase has protein sequence MSKFRLPTYFVSHGGGPWPYITDGFRRNFDKLEQSLIEMRAELANAPKAVLVISGHWEEQGFAISSGARPGMVYDYHGFPEYLYHIKYGAPGSPALAKRVQDLLHVRGIDVNLDPTRGFDHGTFSIMKPLYPEEDIPLVQLSLDVGYDPALHLEVGRALAPLRDEGVLIIGSGLSYHNLREIRGTSGYEPSRQFDAWLQQTLVHSSPYERAERLLEWEQAPSARAAHPREDHLIPLMVVVGAARDEPGVVTYHQTDFAGGITASSFRFGNVPEALSSAQ, from the coding sequence GTGAGCAAGTTTCGGCTTCCGACTTATTTCGTCAGTCACGGCGGCGGTCCGTGGCCGTATATCACCGATGGTTTCCGCCGTAACTTCGACAAGCTCGAGCAATCGCTGATCGAGATGCGGGCAGAGCTCGCCAATGCGCCCAAGGCGGTCCTGGTGATCTCCGGCCACTGGGAAGAACAGGGCTTTGCCATTTCATCGGGTGCCAGACCGGGAATGGTCTACGATTATCACGGTTTTCCCGAGTATCTCTATCATATCAAATATGGCGCGCCCGGTTCGCCGGCGCTTGCCAAGCGCGTTCAGGACCTTCTGCATGTGCGCGGAATCGACGTCAACCTCGATCCGACGCGGGGTTTCGATCATGGCACTTTCAGTATCATGAAGCCGCTTTACCCCGAGGAAGACATCCCGCTGGTTCAGCTCTCCCTGGACGTGGGCTACGATCCGGCCTTGCATCTCGAGGTAGGACGGGCTCTTGCGCCATTGCGCGACGAGGGTGTGCTGATCATCGGCAGTGGCCTCAGCTATCATAACCTGCGGGAAATCCGGGGCACCAGCGGCTATGAGCCCTCTCGGCAGTTCGACGCCTGGCTCCAGCAGACGCTGGTCCATTCCTCGCCCTATGAGCGTGCCGAGCGGCTGCTCGAATGGGAACAAGCCCCCTCCGCCCGCGCCGCACATCCGCGCGAGGATCATCTCATTCCGCTGATGGTGGTGGTCGGTGCAGCCAGGGATGAACCCGGTGTCGTCACCTACCATCAGACCGATTTCGCAGGCGGCATCACCGCTTCCAGCTTCCGCTTCGGAAATGTGCCCGAGGCCCTCTCATCCGCACAATGA
- a CDS encoding LysR family transcriptional regulator: protein MDSLTSLRVFCTVAELRSFTAAAERLGLSPAMASKHVMHLENRLGTRLLNRTSRHVSVTETGMLYFNQTKQMLDGLDEVEAAVSNVTVMPRGVLKLSAPVWAANTLIAQAFAEYHERYPDVRFDMDLSGRIVNLVDEGFDLALRATAPERLDPSLIARPLMKVTFHLVGSPAYLSRTGRPTRLADLNGHSLLAYSGMNASGSITIDGAEGPVTVNLRPVMQSENEIMLHLAALEGMGLVFLPVWMTQTDVAEGRLEMVLPEQVKFTATLHAVYPSRKYLSAKVRTFIDFLASRKNLCSGATEDQPAN from the coding sequence ATGGATAGTTTGACGAGCCTGCGAGTCTTTTGCACAGTGGCCGAGCTCAGGAGCTTCACGGCAGCCGCGGAGCGCCTTGGCCTTTCGCCGGCCATGGCCAGCAAGCATGTTATGCACTTGGAAAACCGGCTCGGAACCCGGTTGCTGAACCGAACCAGTCGCCACGTCAGCGTGACCGAAACCGGTATGCTCTATTTCAACCAGACCAAGCAAATGCTCGACGGGCTGGATGAGGTGGAGGCCGCCGTCAGTAACGTCACCGTCATGCCGCGCGGGGTTCTAAAGCTCAGCGCTCCGGTTTGGGCTGCCAATACGCTGATTGCCCAAGCCTTTGCCGAATATCACGAGCGCTATCCCGACGTGCGCTTCGACATGGATCTGAGCGGCCGGATCGTCAATCTCGTGGACGAGGGCTTTGATCTGGCCCTGCGTGCGACGGCTCCCGAACGGCTAGACCCCAGTCTTATTGCGCGCCCATTGATGAAGGTCACCTTTCACCTCGTCGGATCACCCGCCTATCTGTCGCGTACAGGCCGCCCGACCCGGCTGGCCGACCTCAATGGTCACTCGCTGCTGGCCTATAGCGGCATGAATGCAAGCGGCAGCATAACCATCGACGGAGCAGAAGGCCCCGTAACGGTCAACCTTCGGCCCGTCATGCAAAGCGAAAACGAAATCATGCTGCATCTCGCAGCGCTCGAAGGCATGGGCCTCGTCTTCCTGCCCGTATGGATGACGCAAACCGACGTTGCCGAGGGCAGACTGGAGATGGTTCTGCCCGAACAGGTGAAATTCACCGCGACCCTGCACGCGGTCTATCCCAGCAGAAAATATCTCTCCGCCAAGGTTCGTACTTTCATCGATTTCCTCGCTTCAAGGAAAAACCTTTGTTCGGGGGCAACCGAAGATCAGCCGGCCAACTAA
- a CDS encoding methyl-accepting chemotaxis protein — translation MSIFQNAKIRTKVLCVIIPICLIGIAGALLVSSQYRDTVANYSRFISTDEAASIQMSMANQRLAALSYNAYQIQLYNSKDSEMAGFLKNYEENKQALLERFANVRKLVPEQGAAVEELSVKANNIVAVTDRAVMAGKNDDNDAATKLLKQADGLISNEALAIRQWVVAFNENIGTKSELLNKHATSTITNTLIALGILFVAAILIAALISARGIAAPIERLRARMASLADGNTQEQIAGIGRRDEVGQMAEAVAVFRDNAVERIRLEQEAADGRSLSERERLEREAQKAKDTADIQFAVDGLASGLAELSNGNLIYRIEQPFVAHLDRLRADFNASMAKLEETLRAIGQGGQAIAAGANQIRSAADDLSKRTEQQASSVEQTAAALEEITTTVKDSTRRAEEASSLVGRARIGAEKSGEVMQEAVAAMEAISKSSGEISNIISVIDDIAFQTNLLALNAGVEAARAGEAGKGFAVVAQEVRELAQRSATAAKEIKTLISTSGQQVGSGVDLVTKTGQSLQQIVREVEEIDRNVRAIVEAAREQATGLQEINTAVNSIDQGTQQNAAMVEESTAASYSLAKEVTALNDLLGQFNLQSERSHARPATATERSSPTASPARSLRSRIAGAFGGSGGAAVASWEEF, via the coding sequence ATGAGCATTTTTCAGAACGCCAAGATCAGAACAAAGGTCCTCTGCGTTATCATCCCGATCTGCCTGATCGGAATTGCTGGTGCCCTACTCGTATCGTCTCAATACCGCGATACCGTTGCAAACTACTCCAGATTCATCTCAACGGATGAGGCGGCATCGATCCAGATGTCGATGGCCAATCAGCGATTGGCGGCACTGAGTTACAATGCCTATCAAATCCAACTCTACAATTCCAAAGATTCAGAAATGGCTGGGTTCCTCAAGAACTATGAGGAAAACAAGCAGGCCCTTCTGGAACGCTTCGCGAATGTCAGGAAATTGGTGCCGGAACAGGGGGCCGCAGTCGAAGAACTCTCGGTAAAGGCCAATAATATCGTTGCTGTCACCGACAGAGCTGTGATGGCGGGTAAGAATGACGACAACGACGCGGCGACCAAGCTTTTGAAGCAGGCCGACGGACTGATTAGCAACGAAGCTCTCGCCATTCGCCAGTGGGTTGTCGCCTTCAATGAGAACATCGGCACCAAAAGTGAGCTGCTCAACAAGCACGCGACGAGCACGATTACCAATACCTTGATCGCGCTCGGCATTCTTTTCGTCGCTGCGATCCTGATTGCAGCGCTGATTTCAGCACGCGGCATTGCCGCGCCCATCGAACGCCTGCGGGCGCGCATGGCTTCTCTCGCCGACGGCAACACCCAAGAACAGATTGCAGGCATCGGACGCAGGGACGAAGTCGGTCAGATGGCCGAGGCCGTCGCAGTGTTCCGTGATAATGCCGTCGAACGTATCCGGTTGGAACAGGAAGCTGCCGACGGTCGCAGTCTCTCAGAAAGAGAGAGGTTGGAACGCGAGGCTCAAAAGGCGAAGGACACGGCTGACATCCAATTTGCCGTCGATGGCCTTGCAAGCGGTCTAGCCGAGCTTTCAAACGGCAACCTGATCTACCGCATCGAGCAGCCATTTGTCGCTCATCTTGATCGCCTGAGAGCAGACTTCAACGCATCGATGGCAAAGCTTGAGGAAACGCTTCGCGCCATCGGCCAAGGTGGCCAAGCCATCGCGGCCGGCGCCAACCAGATCCGCTCTGCCGCGGACGATCTCTCCAAGCGTACGGAGCAACAGGCAAGCTCCGTCGAACAGACGGCAGCCGCACTTGAGGAAATCACCACGACCGTCAAGGATTCCACTCGGCGCGCAGAGGAAGCAAGCTCGCTGGTTGGCCGTGCTCGCATCGGCGCCGAGAAATCCGGCGAAGTCATGCAGGAGGCGGTTGCGGCAATGGAGGCAATCTCGAAATCGTCGGGCGAAATCAGCAACATCATCAGCGTGATCGACGATATAGCCTTCCAGACGAACCTGCTTGCCCTCAACGCCGGCGTCGAGGCAGCACGTGCGGGCGAAGCCGGCAAGGGTTTTGCCGTCGTCGCGCAGGAAGTGCGCGAGCTTGCGCAGCGATCCGCCACTGCCGCCAAGGAGATCAAGACGCTCATTTCGACGTCCGGTCAGCAGGTAGGCAGCGGCGTCGATCTTGTCACCAAAACCGGGCAATCGCTCCAGCAGATCGTCAGGGAGGTGGAAGAGATCGACCGCAATGTACGAGCGATCGTCGAAGCCGCGCGCGAACAGGCAACCGGCTTGCAGGAGATCAATACGGCCGTCAATAGCATCGACCAGGGGACGCAACAGAATGCAGCCATGGTCGAGGAGTCTACCGCCGCAAGCTATAGCCTGGCCAAGGAGGTGACAGCGCTGAATGACCTCCTCGGGCAATTCAATCTGCAAAGCGAACGCAGCCATGCACGCCCGGCTACCGCGACGGAACGGTCCAGTCCCACCGCATCGCCGGCGCGCTCGCTCCGGTCCAGAATTGCCGGCGCATTCGGTGGCTCCGGCGGAGCCGCAGTGGCATCCTGGGAAGAGTTTTGA